The genomic DNA GAACATTTCGATACGATGAACCTCTGGTCGTTACTGATCGGGCTTACCAGTATCGTGATTATCGCCATCACACCGAAGTTTTCCAAAAAGATTCCGGGTTCGTTGATTGCCATTATCCTGATGACAGTTGTCGTCTACGTCATGCGCTATCATTTAGGGATCACGGGAATCGAAACGATCGGAGACCGTTTTACGATCAATGCTTCCCTGCCCGGTCCCGAAACGATCAACTTCAATATGGAAACGATCAATCTTCTGCTTCCTTCCGCATTCACCATCGCAATGTTAGGAGCAATCGAATCGTTGCTGTCCGCTACGGTGGCCGACGGTGTGACAGGAGACAAGCATAACTCCAATACCGAACTGATTGCACAAGGGGCCGCCAATATCATCGTACCTGTCTTCGGCGGTATTCCCGTTACCGGTGCGATTGCCCGTACCATGACGAATATCAACAACGGCGGACGCACTCCGGTTGCCGGCATCATCCATGCAATCGTATTGTTGCTGATTTTACTCTTTTTGGGTCCGTTGACCAAACATATTCCGATGGCTTGCCTGGCAGGCGTGTTGATTATCGTTTCGTATAATATGAGTGAATGGCGTACGTTCCGTTCGCTGATGAAGAACCCGAAAAGCGATGTGTCGGTGTTGCTGGTAACTTTCTTTCTGACGGTTATCTTCGACCTGACGATCGCAATCGAAGTAGGATTGCTTATCGCCATGTTCCTCTTTATGAAGCGTGTAGCTGAAACGACTCATGTATCGGTAGTAAAAGACGAGATCGATCTATCGGACGATGGAGAAATCCACCATGACGAAGAAGTCCTTTCCCTTCCTAAAGGTGTGGAAGTATATGAAATCGACGGTCCGTTTTTCTTCGGGGTGGCAAGTAAGTTCGACGATATCATGCACAATATGGGAGATAAACCGAAGATCCGTATCATCCGCATGCGTAAGGTTCCCTTTATGGACTCGACAGGATTGCATAACTTAGAGAACCTGTTCCGCCTGTCACAAGCCGAACACATACATATGATTCTTTCAGGGGTGAACGAGCATGTACGTCGTGTACTTGTCAAATCTGGTTTCGACAAAAAGATCGGAACGGAAAATATTTGCAGCAATATAAACGAAGCTGTAGCAAAAGCACACGAAGCAATAAGATAAATAAAAAATAGCTCCCGTCCTCCTTTTTTCAGATGGGAGCTATTTTTTCAGATTGGAGAAAAGATAATTCCGTACGACTCAAACATCACACAAACGCTATATGAAGAAAACGGTCTCCCGATTTATCCTCCCTTGCCTCAAACACAAACTCTTTTGCAATCGTCTCTGCATCTTCAAAACTAAACCCATTCTCCGGCTGGCTCCAATACCAGAGCTGCGGGACATTTTTTTTGCTATTCGATGATTCCATTATTTTATATATTTATCCAACTTTATCCATAAGACACAGAATATGAAAAAACCCCTATCCAAATCAGAAATAAATATTACATTTGTCAATTCTGTCTATACCTTTAAATTGGATACCAGGATATTGGTTATACAAAAACAGATTTATATCCAATTATAAAATATATGAACAAAAAGGCCCTACTCCCGCTAATCGGTTTATTCCTGTTGGTAACAGGAATAGTTCTTCCCGGATCTGCCTATGCACAAATCAGCGAAGGTGGAACACCCACTTCCTTCAAGTATCAAAACACACTGAAAAGCGATCTGCCAACCGTTCAGATCCCCATCAATTTCAGCGTAGAGGACCTGAAAACAGTAGACAGATGGCAGGTCAGCCAAGGGGCACCGCTGAAAGTAGGAGTTTTACTCCCGACAGACCTGACAATAGACAATGCTGGTAGCTGGAATACCCTACCTGATGGCAAAAGAGTATGGCGACTACAAGTACAGGCAAAAGACGCCATAGCTTTAATGCTCAGTTTCAGAGATTTTTATATTCCGGAAAATGGGAAACTCTTTATTTACAGCTCCGATAAAACACACCTGATTGGTGCCTTTACCCATCATACCAATCCACCAACGAAAGAATATGCCACCGAATTTTTAGCCGGTGACAAGATCATACTCGAATATGAAGCAGGCATATCGGAAAACGAACATCCCCGCATCGCAATAGATGCTGTAGGATACGGATATAACCATTTGCATGTTTCACGTACGATGGCCGATACAGGCCCTGGCACTTCTGGATCTTGTATGGTAAATATCAATTGCGAAGAGGGGGAAGCTTGGCAAACAGAGAAAAACGGTGTTTGCCAAATGACATTGCCTATTGGAAACTACATCTATATCTGCTCCGGAGCTTTGGTAAACAACACAGCTGAAGATTTGAAACCTTACATCCTTTCTGCTTTCCATTGCATTGACTTGGATATACCAGTCACAGAAAAAAACTTAAACAAATATACTTTCTATTTCCATTTCGAACATACCGGATGTGAAAATAACTCCAGTATCGCATCTTATAGAACAATAACCGGATGCAAGAAAATAGCCGGAATCCCATTAGATGGCGGTTCAGACGGTCTGCTTCTTTTATTGAACCAAACTATCCCGGAACACTACAATGCCTACTACAACGGTTGGGATCGGAGCAACACAGCCGCCCAATCAGGAGTAGGTATCCATCATCCGTCAGGGGATTATATGAAGATATCGACTTTCAACAAGGTGGCAAGGACCTCTACTTGGTATGGTATAGACAACATCAAAGGCGCACCAAACGCACATTGGAACGTCGTGTTCGAACAAACAGCCAATGGGCATGCTGTAACGGAAGGAGGATCCTCAGGTTCTCCATTGTTCAATCAAAACAAACAGATTGTCGGTACATTGAGTGGCGGTTCATCTTCTTGCGAAAAACCGAACGGAGCCAATACTTATGGTAAACTTTATTATCACTGGGATCAATATCCAAACAAAGACAATACATCTCGTATGGATATATATTTAGATCCCAATCATACCGGCAAAACACAACTGGCCGGCCGATACGCGACAGCTCCGAAAGCAATGCCAACTGATCTGACATCGGTCTACCAAAACGGAGAGGTTCTATTGAAATGGAAAGCACCCGTCTCTGCCAGCGAAAAACCGGAACAGTATAACGTTTATCGAAACAATATATTGATCGGACGTACCTTTTCTACATCTTATATTGACAAAGAACCTGAAACCGGTATCCAATCTTACAGCGTTTCCGCATCGTATACAGACAACAAAGAGTCTGCTGTAGCCACCACATCTATTTATGTCTATGAACTGAAGATCCCAACCGATGTAACCACCTCAACTGATGGCAAGAATATCCTCGTCAAATGGAAGGAACCTATTTACCAGCAAATGATCTACTGGGGAAATGGGACAGCTTATCTTTCGTTAGGTTTCAAACAACCTTTCTATTTCGGACAAAGATGGAATAAGGAAGATCTGAAACCTCTGCACGGGCACCTTGTTGAATCTGTTTCCTTCATACCAACCTCAGGTTCATCTTATACGCTGAACATCATACAAGGAAAACGAAAATATGTACAAAAGTTGACTAATTTACCTTTTGATAAATTAATTGAAATCCCGCTTAAAGAACCATTTGTCATTGATGCTTCCCAAGAACTAATCATCGCTTTCCACGCTGAAGCTAAACTATCCACCGCCTATCCAGCAGTCATGGACGAAGGACCAGCAGTCAATGGAAAAGGTAATTTGATTTCATTCGATGGAGAAACGTGGGAATATCTGTATGAACCTTCTGAAAATGAAAATGAAAATTATGATTTCAACTTCTTTCTTGCCGCCACCGTCAGTTCAAAAACAAAGGATATACCAACTATAAAAACTGCATCCAACGACACAACATTGTTAAGTAAGTCATCAGCAATGCCCATACTCACTCGGATATCCGAAGTCGGTTCTTCACTCCGGAGCAGCCAGGCAAGTGCATTTCCGACAATAACAGGTTATAACATTTATCGTAATGGAAGCAAAATCGGCAACGTCCCCAATAAGTTTATCACCCAATATATAGACAAGCAAGCACCGACAGGTAGTATCTTGTATCAGGTTTCCACTCTATACGGAAAAGACGAAAGCAAGAAAGCGGATGCCGACAAAGAAGTAAATGTAGGAAATGAAAAGATCATCCTTTCGGAAACAACGATCTCTCCCACTGTGTTTACAGATCAGGTAGAACTATTCGGAAATGAAAAAGTGGATTTGCTAGAAGTCATCACGTTAGACGGTAAAACGGTCATTCGCCAAAAGAACCCTGGAAAGATCGTTTACACCGGCTCTCTTTCTTCCGGTATTTATATCTTCCGCATCCATACAGATGGAAAAGCTAAGACAATGAAAGCACAAAAAATAAATTGAGAATTAAAAATGGAGAATTGAAAAGCATTGTGACTTCTTACAATGCTTTTCAATTCTCCATTTTTTAATTTTTCAAGCTGACACCGTTACATCAAACCCTTCTTGACGGGCACGGTCGGCAATAGCTTCCAATTCATCTTTTGTCACCTTTTTCAAGTTTTTTACGGGAGTTTCACGGTCGATTGTATAGATCATAACCTGTCTAGGCTTGATTTGTTTTAAAGCTTCCAACCAACCGGAAATTTCGTGTTCGGTTGTATTCGTCACGCTTTCTCCATCCACTTCCCCTTTCAGAAACATGGTTTGTATAATCAGATTGCCATTAAAACGGCAAAGTTGTTCCAACAACCTATCGAAAGTAAAAGCCGGGGAATTGGGAACATTCAACTGCCCGATACGACTATCCGAAATGGAGTCGAGTTTCAATATATTATCTTCAATCTTATTCAATGCCAAGAAGACATCCTCCTTATGGAGCATGGTCGAGTTCGAGAGCACGGCAATCTTAGCCTTCGGGAAAAAACGGTTACGGGTTTCAATCGTATCATCGATAATATCGGCAAATTCAGGGTGCATGGTAGGTTCACCATTCCCAGCAAAAGTGATTACATCGGGAGCAATACCCTCTGTCTGCATGGAAGACAATTTATTTATCAAAGCCTCCTTTACCTCTGCACGGGTTGGCAGTTTACTGCGCGTACGGTGATTCTCGTTTAGTCCGCATTCACAATAAATGCAATTGAATGAACAAAGTTTCCCGTCTGTAGGAAGCAGGTTCATACCTAAAGAAATACCTAACCGACGGCTATGTATCGGTCCGAATACTATTTTATCAAAAAGAATTGTAGACATAATAATTTATATTTGAGTGCAAAGCTACAAAAGCTATCAAAATGGAGATATGAATTTCCCCAGCTTTAGGACTATTTAGCAAACCGTCAAAATTTCCAGCGCAGTAACGTATATATATCTGCTTTAATATTTCCTTCGATCTCTTCTAAGTCAGTACCGACCACGTCACGATCAGCATAATATGTGTATCCTAATTTAGCAGACACAGAAAGTTGCTTCACAATATCCCACCGGAAAGAAAGCGCCAACCGAACACCTTTTCCATAAAAGGAAGGCATATTGAAAGCATACAAGATATTTTTTTCATAAGAAGATATACGGGTCCGATAATTATCCGTATGAAATCCGGCTATATGAAAATCTGTTTGAACAGGAACATCAACCGGTTTCCAACCTACGCTTTGGGCAATCATCCACCCTCTGCTTTTTTCGTTCGCTTCTGTATAACAAATACCGTCTGCAGATGTCCGCAGCGAGACGGATGAAGAAATCGTATATAAGGCCTGCATACGCAAACGCTGTTGATGGTAAGGTGTTATATTTTCCCTTTGTTTGTATTTATAACGGACATATACGGACAAATTCCGGCTCGGCGTATAATCAAGTTGAAGCATATATTCCTTTCCCGTCGACGGCGCATCCACTCCATATTTCAGCCAGGGAAACCGGAATACATCCGCATACGCGGACAACTTCCAGCGGGCAAAAGGCGTCCATTGCATCCCTATATACATTCCCTGTTCATTCCGGACAGCCGAGTTTTGTGAAAAAGCATTCCCGAAAAAAGCCTGGTAACGTTTATCATAATAACGATACAATAACAGCAAGGAAAAATAAGAAGCAGGTGTCAACTGCAAGGCATTCAGGGAAGCAACCGCCCCATTCCGGCTTAAAGCCGTTTCACCATAAAACTTGATCAACTTATTTTTCAACAAGTAATCCACACTGATATTCAGATTCCGGTTACCGCGAAAATAGAAAAGATTATAAGGTTTCGGATCGGGCTGTATCGAATAATTTCCGAAAGAATAAGAAAGGGCAGTCAGACCTATACATAAACCGGGAGTTGCATATCGTACATTCCCACCATATGTCTGCATGGAAACTTTATGCATCTTCTCCCTGTCTCGTACCAAACGATGTAAACCGTCCGTTTTAAACGAAGTAACGATCGTACTGTCCACACCTCCATCCAACTTCCGATACGAATAGAAGAGGTTGATATCTAAATTTTTCCAATTGACAGTAGCAGCAGCTCCCCGGAAAAAGTCATTTTCATTGGTTGAAAAATGACGGCGAAATCCGTTTGTCCTTCTTTCCGTTTGTGAAACAAGAGCACTTCGGCCTGGAGAAAAGTCATTGCTGATCACCAAGCCTTGTCCAAAAGATATTTTATAATCACCTATGGCAAGACTTTTCAACCATTTATTCATTTCTTTGAGAAAAAGATGCACCGAATAATAGTCATACCCTTTATGATATTCATTCCAGAAAGGTTCTCCTGCATCTTTTTCTGTAACCAGACCGAATTGGATACGTTCATCAAATTCATACGAATAACGGACAGAATGATAGAACGGCTCTCCCAGATACTTCCGATTCGGATATTGTTGTAGTACACTATCGGGATATGAACAATAGCCTTTCTTTTGTTGAAAACATCTGTCATATCTGATTTGTAAGTTATTAGAACCTCGTTTCAACAAATTTTTCACTGTAATAGGACGTTTATCAACTATTATTTCACTTATATAAATAAACGGGACAAGCAGAGAAATCGTCTCTAAATCGAATGCTTCCACATTTTTAAGCTCATAAAGGGTTAACATTTTTCCATAACGGGAACGATATTCCAACAATTCCCTTATTTGTAGATCAGATAGGAAAGGGAGACGTTTCAATTGTCCCTCCGTCACCGTATTGAGTTCGAAAGGATGTTCGGTAAGATAGGAAAGATCAGTGTAAAGTGCTTCAATACGCTCTTCATCTTCTGTTTCCGAAGCCATTTCTTCTATATATTCCATCCACTTATCAACAGAATATAATGTCTGACTTTTAAGCTGATAACTACTTATTAACAGATATACCAACAGATTTATAAACATTCGTTTCATAGTCAAGCCTGATTAAAAAGAATAGCTCAAACCCAGTCCGGTACTGACTCCCAAAACCGGATGATAAATAGTCGCGACATCTACTGTAAATCCAGTCAGACGGTATCCGATCCCCAAAGTGGGCAGGAGGGGAGTAGTCTGTACCCCCGCCCGTATATGAAAGTTTTTGAACGGAGCATATTCAATGCCCGCATTTCCCATCCACATATGTTCTTTATTACTTTCGATAGTTCCTACTATCAACAACCTGTTAATTATCTCCCATTGAAAACCTATTTGTACTGAATAACTAGTAAAACATTTTGTTTCAGTAGTATATTTATGAATGGTAATAGAAGGAAAATTCATTATCAACATTCCAATCAACAATTTGTCAATGGGAACAAACAAGATTCCGACATCTGTGGAAAGCTGCTTCGGTACTTCTTCCCACAACTCGGTCTGCAACATTTTATATTGGAAACCAATGCCGATCCTCCACCGGCCATTCAGCTGTTTCCCTACCGATAACCGAAAAAGAGTTTCCCTATACTGATCATATCCGAAAGAAGAGATATCAACACCTGCCGACAACAACGGATTCGGATATACAAAACCTATTCCAACCGTTCCCAGTTCTTTTACTCCATAACGATTAAAGTATTCTAAATGAAGAACTTTATCCGTATACAAAGCCACCAATGCCGGATTAAACAAAACAGATTGTGTAACCCCGTTTCCTCCCATTCCCAAACTACGGATATCAGATATACGAAGGTTATCAACAGCATGAATGTTGATAGATGCCCAAAACAAAACGAATAAACTTATTGATTTCATAGCAAGGTTTTGTTTAAGTTGTCAACTTTCCGGATTATCTCTTTTCACAGCCTGAAGTTCTCTATTATCTCCATTTTGGACAATCAGATAGCATGGCTGCAACTTATTCAGAATTAATGAATATGGAAAGATGGCAAAATATTTCATAGTCTGTTGATTTTAGTTGTTTGTATTATCACAAAGATATGAATTTTCTGTAAAATCTGTAGTTGCTATTCGTAAATCAATTACTTTTGTGAACGATGTTGAGAAAAGGCAAGTATAAAATATTGATAATATTCATGTTGTGCGCAATAGGAGTCCATGCACAGAAATTGAAGATCAATACCGTTCCCGAAGGATTACAAAAGGCATATCTGGATGGAAAGGATACGGTACCTATTGTTAACCTGCGGGAAATCTACATTTACCCGCAGGTCAAGTTTAAAAACAAACGTGAACAGGCACGTTACACCAAACTGGTCCGTGACGTAAAGCGCACACTACCTTATGCCAAAATGGTTTATGAAACACTGATCGAAACATACGAATATATAGAGACACTCCCCGACGAAAAATCCCGTCAAGCTCACTTGAAACGGATGGAAAAAGAACTTTTTCAGGAATATAAACCGCAGTTGAAAAAACTGACCTTTTCCCAAGGAAAACTGCTTATCAAACTGATTGACAGAGAATGTAACCAATCGAGTTACAACCTATTGAAAGCCTATTTAGGTAGTTTCCGGGCAGGTTTCTGGAACATATTTGCCGGCATGTTCGGCGCCAGCCTGAAAACCGAATACGATCCTAAAGGAAAAGATGCCATGACGGAGCGAGTTGTCGTACTTGTTGAAAACGGATTAATCTGACAATTGCTTAAAGAAATCCCAGATGATAATACCGGTAGTCACCGAAACATTCAAAGAATGCTTGGTCCCATACTGCGGTATTTCAATACACATATCACAGTTATCAACGACACATTGTTGAACACCTTTCACCTCGTTTCCCATGATAACTGCATACTTTTTATTCTTGTCCAACAACAAATTATCCAACATCGTACTCCCTTCGGCCTGCTCAACCGCACAGACAGTATATCCCTGTTGCTTCAGTTTATCAACAGCCTCCATCGTATCTTCAAAATACTCCCAATCGACAGTTTCTTCCGCTCCCAAAGCCGTCTTATGAATCTCGGCATGAGGCGGACAAGCCGTGATACCGCACAGGTAAATACTCTCCACCCTAAAAGCATCAGACGTACGAAACACGGATCCTACATTGTTTAAGCTTCTTACATGATCGAGCACAACAACCAACGGAATCTTTTTACTATCTTTGAATGCTTCCGGAGTCAAGCGATTCAACTCTGTTATCTTTAACTTGCGCATAGCTATCGTTTCTTTACTTGCAAAAGTAGTGAATTAATGTGGATATACCGTTGAAAAGCTATTGATAAGTGGTGGACACAAAATGAAAAATAGTTCTTGCATTATTCAATTTGTTCACTATACATCCTCTAGTTTCTATTATGCAATAAAAATAACGGATTATTTATTACGCCCTATCAACAGTGGTTATACACGTATCAACAGCGCTCAACTGCCATTAACTTTTACACACAGGTTGTTTTCAACTGAATACTAATAAAGTCTATAAAGTAAAGGATATCAGTATGTAAAACGATAAATAGGATGTTGGTATCTATTTAATAAGTCATTTATATCGTTTAATAACGAACTGGACAAGTATTATAGCACAATTGTATTAACTGTTTCAACAGGATATTATATTCATCATATTTAGATTTAAAATAAAGAATAAATAAGATAATAATAATATGATTGTGGATAACTTGGGAAAAGAACGCAGACGTTTGGGTGAATATCTGCCGGAAGTCTTTGAGACTTGTTTAGCAAATTTTTTATATTACCTCCTGCTTGTTTATTCGTTTTATATGTGTTTCCTATGGGAAAATCAATAAAGTTTTTACCTTTGCACATTATCAACTTATAGTTGATAATAGGAGTAAAATAAAGATTATCAGTTATAAAGAATGATGATAACTTTGTTGATAGACTGTAAATAGCGGTTTATACTCATTAGTGATTATCGAATTTTACAATCATTTAATACAGGTAACTATGTTGACAAACCAATCGATCGGATATATAGACGCACCCATCCCAAAGGGGTTGGACCTGAAAGAAGAGATAAACAGGATGCGTAGAGAAAAAAACGCCGTTATCCTTGCTCATTATTATCAGACAGGTGATATTCAAGATATAGCAGATTTTGTGGGAGACAGTTTGGCATTGGCTCAACAGGCAGCTAAGACGACGGCCGATATCATCGTTTTCTGCGGTGTTCATTTTATGGGTGAAACGGCGAAGGTGTTGTGCCCGGACAAGAAAGTGCTGGTCCCGGACTTGAATGCCGGTTGCTCATTGGCAGATAGCTGTCCGGCTGTCGATTTTGCGGAATTTGTCAAACAGCATCCCGGTCATGTGGTTATTTCGTATGTAAATACGACTGCTGCTGTAAAAGCCGTGACGGATGTTGTGGTAACGTCTACCAATGCACGTCAGATAGTCGAAAGTTTTCCGGAAGACACGAAGATCATCTTCGGTCCAGACCGGAACTTAGGCAATTACATAAATGGCATTACCGGGCGCAAGATGTTGCTTTGGGATGGTGCCTGCCATGTGCATGAACAGTTTTCACTGGAAAAGATATTGGAATTGAAAAAACAGTATCCCGATGCGGAAGTCATTACTCACCCGGAGTGCAAACAGCCCGTTGTGCAGGTCTCGGACTTCGTAGGATCGACTGCAGCTCTTTTGAAACATACTGTCAAGTCGGATAAGAAACAATTCATTGTAGCGACAGAAAGTGGCGTTATTCACGAAATGCGTAAGCAGAGTCCCGATAAAGAATTTATCCCGGCTCCTCCCAATGACAGTACATGTGCTTGCAACGAATGTAATTTTATGCGCTTGAACACGATGGAGAAACTTTACAACTGTTTGAAATACGAACTTCCTGAAATATTTGTCGATGAACAAGTACAGGAAAAAGCGATCCGCCCGATCAAGAAGATGCTGGAGATATCGGAGAGGTTGGGGTTGTAAGAATTGTTAGATAGACGAAACAAGATAAAATGATCCACTGTGAATAAGACAAATACCACAGTGGATTTTTATTTTTTATTTTATAACTGCGATTTTAGTAACTACACTTTCTTTAGAATCTTCGGTGGCAGAGAGCACCAGATATACGCCTGAAGCAACACGGACACCTTTTGTATTCCGGCAGTTCCAGATAGCTTGACCACCTAAAGATTTAGTCTGATAGACCAGATTTCCATTCAGATCGGTGATTTTGACGATCGAGTTATCCATCAATCCCGTGATGGTTACTTTGTCCCTGTATTCAGGTCGTACGGGGTTCGGATATGCATACACGTCTGAATAGTCATCTTTACCTTTTGTCGCTTCTCCTTTGTAAGAAACCAAACCTTTGTCGGAACCGATGAACACTTCGCCAGTATTTTCATTAATTTCTATGGAATATATTTTATCTGATAGTAGCGGACTGTTGGATGTATTGAACTGATGGACGATTTCCTGATTGTCTTCGCTCAATACATAAACACCGCTACCGTCCGTTCCAATCCATTTCCGGTTTCCGTTATCTACCTTGATGGTCGTTATTATCGTATTGTCGAGAAAATAATAAGGGATTCCTTCTTCATTGATTAGTTTTACACGTGTGCAACGCATAGATTGATTGTTTTCTGTTGTTGCCAACTTTGGATTTGTTAAGTATATAGCTCCTTTATTGGTTCCTATCCATATATATCCGTTTTTATCCTCTGCCATACAAGTATAATTGTTAGGGGAAAAGTCGTTATTATCTGTGTCAATGAAGTTTTTAAATTCATATGATGTCGCTTCATCTAAAGAGTTGCTGTTGGTTACGACTGTTAGGCAGGCTTGACTGGTAGGGCGAGATATATTGATCCATTTGTCATTGTTTGAGGTGACGAGTATGTCGTTTATCGTGTATTTTCCATTTAACGACTCGACAGACAGGCTATGCCATTTTCCTTCTTTATCCAATATCTTGATAGCTTTGCTCACTTCAGAGTTAGTCATCCATAGGTTTCCTTCCTTATCGAAAGCAAGTCCGTCTACACGACAATAAAAGCCCTCATTGCCATGTGCGTTTTCAAGCGGACTGTTTGTTTTGTTATAAACGGCGGAAGGTTCTCTGTCTATGAATTGAAAAAGGCCATAACCGAAGGAAGATACGTAAATAATCTCTTTTTCAGTATCATTTTTTGTGACGACAATGCTGGTATAGTCTTTAGGCCATGTATTTAGTTTATTCTGAACGACGGAAGGTTCTAGTACACTCCATTTTTCATAGTCATATATCATG from Parabacteroides merdae ATCC 43184 includes the following:
- a CDS encoding RNA methyltransferase, encoding MRKLKITELNRLTPEAFKDSKKIPLVVVLDHVRSLNNVGSVFRTSDAFRVESIYLCGITACPPHAEIHKTALGAEETVDWEYFEDTMEAVDKLKQQGYTVCAVEQAEGSTMLDNLLLDKNKKYAVIMGNEVKGVQQCVVDNCDMCIEIPQYGTKHSLNVSVTTGIIIWDFFKQLSD
- a CDS encoding radical SAM protein — protein: MSTILFDKIVFGPIHSRRLGISLGMNLLPTDGKLCSFNCIYCECGLNENHRTRSKLPTRAEVKEALINKLSSMQTEGIAPDVITFAGNGEPTMHPEFADIIDDTIETRNRFFPKAKIAVLSNSTMLHKEDVFLALNKIEDNILKLDSISDSRIGQLNVPNSPAFTFDRLLEQLCRFNGNLIIQTMFLKGEVDGESVTNTTEHEISGWLEALKQIKPRQVMIYTIDRETPVKNLKKVTKDELEAIADRARQEGFDVTVSA
- a CDS encoding DUF4294 domain-containing protein, which produces MLRKGKYKILIIFMLCAIGVHAQKLKINTVPEGLQKAYLDGKDTVPIVNLREIYIYPQVKFKNKREQARYTKLVRDVKRTLPYAKMVYETLIETYEYIETLPDEKSRQAHLKRMEKELFQEYKPQLKKLTFSQGKLLIKLIDRECNQSSYNLLKAYLGSFRAGFWNIFAGMFGASLKTEYDPKGKDAMTERVVVLVENGLI
- a CDS encoding SulP family inorganic anion transporter is translated as MKNKFDFQPKLVSALKNYSKEKFMTDLMAGIIVGIVALPLAIAFGIASGVSPEKGLITAILGGFFVSLLGGCNVQIGGPTGAFIVIVYGIIQNFGIEGLAIATVVAGIILVIMGALKLGTVIKFIPYPIVVGFTSGIALTIFTTQMKDLFGLTMDKVPADFISKWIAYFEHFDTMNLWSLLIGLTSIVIIAITPKFSKKIPGSLIAIILMTVVVYVMRYHLGITGIETIGDRFTINASLPGPETINFNMETINLLLPSAFTIAMLGAIESLLSATVADGVTGDKHNSNTELIAQGAANIIVPVFGGIPVTGAIARTMTNINNGGRTPVAGIIHAIVLLLILLFLGPLTKHIPMACLAGVLIIVSYNMSEWRTFRSLMKNPKSDVSVLLVTFFLTVIFDLTIAIEVGLLIAMFLFMKRVAETTHVSVVKDEIDLSDDGEIHHDEEVLSLPKGVEVYEIDGPFFFGVASKFDDIMHNMGDKPKIRIIRMRKVPFMDSTGLHNLENLFRLSQAEHIHMILSGVNEHVRRVLVKSGFDKKIGTENICSNINEAVAKAHEAIR
- a CDS encoding T9SS type A sorting domain-containing protein, coding for MNKKALLPLIGLFLLVTGIVLPGSAYAQISEGGTPTSFKYQNTLKSDLPTVQIPINFSVEDLKTVDRWQVSQGAPLKVGVLLPTDLTIDNAGSWNTLPDGKRVWRLQVQAKDAIALMLSFRDFYIPENGKLFIYSSDKTHLIGAFTHHTNPPTKEYATEFLAGDKIILEYEAGISENEHPRIAIDAVGYGYNHLHVSRTMADTGPGTSGSCMVNINCEEGEAWQTEKNGVCQMTLPIGNYIYICSGALVNNTAEDLKPYILSAFHCIDLDIPVTEKNLNKYTFYFHFEHTGCENNSSIASYRTITGCKKIAGIPLDGGSDGLLLLLNQTIPEHYNAYYNGWDRSNTAAQSGVGIHHPSGDYMKISTFNKVARTSTWYGIDNIKGAPNAHWNVVFEQTANGHAVTEGGSSGSPLFNQNKQIVGTLSGGSSSCEKPNGANTYGKLYYHWDQYPNKDNTSRMDIYLDPNHTGKTQLAGRYATAPKAMPTDLTSVYQNGEVLLKWKAPVSASEKPEQYNVYRNNILIGRTFSTSYIDKEPETGIQSYSVSASYTDNKESAVATTSIYVYELKIPTDVTTSTDGKNILVKWKEPIYQQMIYWGNGTAYLSLGFKQPFYFGQRWNKEDLKPLHGHLVESVSFIPTSGSSYTLNIIQGKRKYVQKLTNLPFDKLIEIPLKEPFVIDASQELIIAFHAEAKLSTAYPAVMDEGPAVNGKGNLISFDGETWEYLYEPSENENENYDFNFFLAATVSSKTKDIPTIKTASNDTTLLSKSSAMPILTRISEVGSSLRSSQASAFPTITGYNIYRNGSKIGNVPNKFITQYIDKQAPTGSILYQVSTLYGKDESKKADADKEVNVGNEKIILSETTISPTVFTDQVELFGNEKVDLLEVITLDGKTVIRQKNPGKIVYTGSLSSGIYIFRIHTDGKAKTMKAQKIN
- a CDS encoding PorV/PorQ family protein; translated protein: MKSISLFVLFWASINIHAVDNLRISDIRSLGMGGNGVTQSVLFNPALVALYTDKVLHLEYFNRYGVKELGTVGIGFVYPNPLLSAGVDISSFGYDQYRETLFRLSVGKQLNGRWRIGIGFQYKMLQTELWEEVPKQLSTDVGILFVPIDKLLIGMLIMNFPSITIHKYTTETKCFTSYSVQIGFQWEIINRLLIVGTIESNKEHMWMGNAGIEYAPFKNFHIRAGVQTTPLLPTLGIGYRLTGFTVDVATIYHPVLGVSTGLGLSYSF
- a CDS encoding helix-hairpin-helix domain-containing protein, whose translation is MKRMFINLLVYLLISSYQLKSQTLYSVDKWMEYIEEMASETEDEERIEALYTDLSYLTEHPFELNTVTEGQLKRLPFLSDLQIRELLEYRSRYGKMLTLYELKNVEAFDLETISLLVPFIYISEIIVDKRPITVKNLLKRGSNNLQIRYDRCFQQKKGYCSYPDSVLQQYPNRKYLGEPFYHSVRYSYEFDERIQFGLVTEKDAGEPFWNEYHKGYDYYSVHLFLKEMNKWLKSLAIGDYKISFGQGLVISNDFSPGRSALVSQTERRTNGFRRHFSTNENDFFRGAAATVNWKNLDINLFYSYRKLDGGVDSTIVTSFKTDGLHRLVRDREKMHKVSMQTYGGNVRYATPGLCIGLTALSYSFGNYSIQPDPKPYNLFYFRGNRNLNISVDYLLKNKLIKFYGETALSRNGAVASLNALQLTPASYFSLLLLYRYYDKRYQAFFGNAFSQNSAVRNEQGMYIGMQWTPFARWKLSAYADVFRFPWLKYGVDAPSTGKEYMLQLDYTPSRNLSVYVRYKYKQRENITPYHQQRLRMQALYTISSSVSLRTSADGICYTEANEKSRGWMIAQSVGWKPVDVPVQTDFHIAGFHTDNYRTRISSYEKNILYAFNMPSFYGKGVRLALSFRWDIVKQLSVSAKLGYTYYADRDVVGTDLEEIEGNIKADIYTLLRWKF